Part of the Janibacter endophyticus genome is shown below.
GACGAGCGGACCGCGCCCTTGCGGGTCTGGATGCCGACGAGTCGTCCGTCGGCGCCGACCACCGGAGCGACCCGGCGGCGCTGGGTGCTCAGCTGCTCGTAGGCCTCAGCAGGATCATGCACCTCGCCGAGGGTCACGACGTCGGTGAACATCACGTCGCGGACCTGGGCGAAGCGGTCGACGCCCTCGAGGTCGTGCTCGGTGACGATGCCGACCGGTCGTCCGTCCTCGACGACCACACCGGCGCCGTGGGCGCGCTTGTGGATGAGGACGAGCGCCTCGCCCGCGGTCGTCGTGGGGTCGAGCTCGATCGGGGTGTCGTGGACGAGGTGACGGGACTTCACCCAGGCGATGACGTCGGCGACGACGTCGACCGGGATGTCCTGCGGCAGCACCGTGAGCGCGCCACGCCGGGCGGTGGTCTCAGCCATCCGTCGGCCGGCGACCGCCGTCATGTTCGCGACGACGAGCGGGATCGTCGTGCCCGTGCCGTCGACGCTCGCGAGGTCCACGCCGTGGCGGGAGGTCACCTCGCTGCGGCGCGGCACCATGAAGACGTCGTCGTAGGTCAGGTCGTGCGTCGGCATGAGGCCAGGCAGGAACTCCACCCGGGAAGTCTAAGGACCAGCCTGGGGTTAGATCGTCTCGTGAGCTTCCTCATCGAGACGCCGGCCGACCAGGCCCGCCGTGCCGGGCTGCGGCGCATGCGGGTGGTCGCGACCTCTCTGCTCGCCCTCGCGGCGGTCATCTACGTCGTCACCCTGCGCCTGGACCACGACGGGGTGTGGGGCTACGTCAACACCGCCTCGGAGGCGGCGATGGTGGGCGCGCTCGCCGACTGGTTCGCCGTCACGGCTCTCTTCAAGCACCCGCTCGGGCTGCCGATCCCGCACACCGCGCTCGTCAAGCGTCGGAAGGACGAGCTCGGCCGCAGCCTCCAGGAGTTCGTCTCGGAGAACTTCCTCACCGAGGAGATCGTCCGGGAGCGGCTCGCCTCGGCCCAGGTCGCCCTGCGCCTCGGCCGGTGGCTGGAGCACCCGGCGAGCCGCGAGCGGGTCCTCACCGAGGCCGTCCGTGCCGGGCGCGCAGGCCTGCAGCGGATGAAGGACGAGGACGTCGAGGACTTCCTCTCCTCGCTCCTGCTGCCCCGCCTCGCCAAGGAGCCGATCAGCCCGATCGCCGGCTCCCTCCTCGACTCCGTCGTCGAGGAGGGCGCGCACTCCGGGCTCGTGGACCTCGGCATCGACCACCTCGTCGCCTGGCTGCGCGACAACCCGGAGGTCTTCGCCGATGTCGTCGGCGAGAAGGCGCCGTGGTGGAGCCCGCCGTGGCTCGACGAGCGGCTCATCGGCTGGGGCTACAAGCAGGCGGTCACCTGGCTCGAGGAGATGCGCTCGGACGAGGGTCACCCTGCGCGGGTCGCGCTCGACGACCTGCTCAAGCGGCTCGCCCACGACCTCCAGCACGACGACGAGGTCCAGGCCAGCGCGGAGCGGCTCAAGGAGCGACTCCTTGCCCACCCGCAGGTGCCCAAGACCGCGGTCGGCATCTGGCAGTCCTTCCGCACCGCCCTCATCGGGGCGATGGACGACCGTGAGAGCTACTTCTGGCAGCGCGGCGACGAGCTGCTCACGCACATCGGCGAGCACCTCGTCGAGGAGCAGTCCTGGCGTGATCGGCTCGAGTTGCACCTCGGGGAGGCTGTCGCCTTTGTCGTCAACACCTACGGAGACGAGCTCGCCGAGGTGATCTCGGTGACCGTCGAGCGGTGGGACGCCGAGGAGGCGAGCCAGCGGATCGAGCTCTTCGTGGGCCGCGACCTGCAGTTCATCCGGATCAACGGCACGATCGTCGGTGCGCTCGCGGGCCTGGTGATCCACGCGGTGAGCGTGCTCGTCACCTGAGCCTCCGTCAGAGGACGGGCGGACGTCCCAGCCGGGTCATCGTCGCCACCGTGCGCCACCGCATCGGATGACGCACGGGCCGGTCGGCCCATCCTTCGCGGTAGCCGGCCAGCACCTCGCGGACGGGCTCACGTCGGAGGGCGGGGACGAGGAGCCAGGTGAGCAGGTAGGCGAGGAGGAGCGGGGCAGGGAGCGAGCGCCAGGCCATCCACATCCGGTTGCGGGCCTGGAGCCGTACGTGGTCCGGGTGCCGGGAGGGCAGGGTCCGTGGGTGGTAGGAGGTGAGGTCCGCCGAGTACCAGATGGACCACCGGTGGTCGAGGAGCCGCCAGGCGAGGTCGGACTCCTCCATGGCGTAGAAGAAGCGCGGGTCAAAGCCGCCCAGGTCCATGAATGCCTCGGCCCGGACGGCGCACGTCGCCCCGATGAAGTGGGTCACGGCCCCCGAGCGGTCGGCCGACCCGCCACCCACGCGAGGGACGTGCCGTCGCTGCGTGCTGCCCTGCTCGTCGACGATCCGCACCGCCATCGCGCCGAGCTCGGGGTCGGCGTCGAAGCGTGCCAGGATCGCCGCCAGGTGGTTCGTGCCCTGCAGCTCCGCGTCGTCGTCGAGGAAGACGAGCACGTCGGCGTCGCACGCCGCCGCCGCGATGTTGCGCCCTGCCGGGATGCCGACGTTCTCCGGAAGCACGAGGAGCTGGTCTACGGGCGCCGGATCCGGGGGCGCGGCCCCGTTGACGAGGAGCACCAGGTGGGCGTCCACGCCCTCCTGGGCGCGCACGGACGCGAGGGCGCGGGTGAGCTCCGTCGGGCGGGTGCACTGCGTCAGCACGATGACTGCGATCCGTGGACGAGGAGCGCGCGGGGCCGGGGTCATCGTGAGGGGCAGCTCATCCGGACGGGTCTCGCTGATGGTCATGACGCCGGAAGTCCTCTCGGGATGAGGGCCGCGCAGCGGGCCGCCTCTCGGGCCTGCCGGCTCGAGGCGACCAGATCCCCGGCGCGGGCCCGCGTCAGCGCGGCTCGCCCGGCGAAGAAGACGGAGTAGGCAAGCGCCCGCCGGACCGCCGCGGTGCGGTGCTCGGGCGCGAGGTGCTCGCTCACCACGCCGATCGCCGTGACGCGCTCGCGGACATTGGCGCCGGTGCGCACGAGCGTGGAGGTGTGCGAGCCGTCGTGCTTCCGGTAGCGGGCGAGGACCTCGTCGACGAAGACCACCCGACCGTGGGCCGCGAGGCGGGTCCACATCTCCCAGTCGGCGGCGTGGGGGAGGTCGGTCCGGTACCCGCCGGTCTGCTCGTACGCGGAGCGTCGCACGGCGATCCCGGGGGCGCGTACCCGGTTCGAGACGGCCAGTGAGTCCAGGGCGTCATCCCAGACGCCGGTCCCCTGCCGGTACGAACGGGTCGTGTACCGCGTGACCCCGTCGCCGTCGATGTCCTGGACCCGGCAGACGGCCGCCACGGTGGTGGGAGCGGAGAAGGCCTGCTCCATCTGCGCGTAGAAGCCCGGCAGGGTCTCGTCGTCCCCGTGCAGCAGGTGGATGATCTCGCCCCGCGCCAGCGAGATGCCGCGGTTGAAGGTCGCGACGGCGCCGAGGTTGGCAACGTTGCGGACCAGCCGGACCCGTCCCTGCCCTAGCTCGTCGACGACCCGCTCCGGGTGGTCGCTCGAGTCGTCGTCGACGACGACGATCTCTGCGTCCCCGCGGTCCCCGAGCTGCGCCACGACGCCGGGCAGGGCGCGTGCGAGGTAGCCGGCGCAGTTGTGGACGGGGATGACGACGGACCAGAGAGGCCGTTCGTCTCCCTCCACGGGGTCGACTGCGGGGATTCGCGTCATGCTGCCAACATCCGGGGTGATGGCCAACTCCCGGTGAACTGTGCTGGCGAGTCAGGTGTCGAT
Proteins encoded:
- a CDS encoding DUF445 domain-containing protein, with the protein product MSFLIETPADQARRAGLRRMRVVATSLLALAAVIYVVTLRLDHDGVWGYVNTASEAAMVGALADWFAVTALFKHPLGLPIPHTALVKRRKDELGRSLQEFVSENFLTEEIVRERLASAQVALRLGRWLEHPASRERVLTEAVRAGRAGLQRMKDEDVEDFLSSLLLPRLAKEPISPIAGSLLDSVVEEGAHSGLVDLGIDHLVAWLRDNPEVFADVVGEKAPWWSPPWLDERLIGWGYKQAVTWLEEMRSDEGHPARVALDDLLKRLAHDLQHDDEVQASAERLKERLLAHPQVPKTAVGIWQSFRTALIGAMDDRESYFWQRGDELLTHIGEHLVEEQSWRDRLELHLGEAVAFVVNTYGDELAEVISVTVERWDAEEASQRIELFVGRDLQFIRINGTIVGALAGLVIHAVSVLVT
- a CDS encoding glycosyltransferase family 2 protein, yielding MTISETRPDELPLTMTPAPRAPRPRIAVIVLTQCTRPTELTRALASVRAQEGVDAHLVLLVNGAAPPDPAPVDQLLVLPENVGIPAGRNIAAAACDADVLVFLDDDAELQGTNHLAAILARFDADPELGAMAVRIVDEQGSTQRRHVPRVGGGSADRSGAVTHFIGATCAVRAEAFMDLGGFDPRFFYAMEESDLAWRLLDHRWSIWYSADLTSYHPRTLPSRHPDHVRLQARNRMWMAWRSLPAPLLLAYLLTWLLVPALRREPVREVLAGYREGWADRPVRHPMRWRTVATMTRLGRPPVL
- a CDS encoding glycosyltransferase, with amino-acid sequence MTRIPAVDPVEGDERPLWSVVIPVHNCAGYLARALPGVVAQLGDRGDAEIVVVDDDSSDHPERVVDELGQGRVRLVRNVANLGAVATFNRGISLARGEIIHLLHGDDETLPGFYAQMEQAFSAPTTVAAVCRVQDIDGDGVTRYTTRSYRQGTGVWDDALDSLAVSNRVRAPGIAVRRSAYEQTGGYRTDLPHAADWEMWTRLAAHGRVVFVDEVLARYRKHDGSHTSTLVRTGANVRERVTAIGVVSEHLAPEHRTAAVRRALAYSVFFAGRAALTRARAGDLVASSRQAREAARCAALIPRGLPAS